GTAGCTGTCATTAGCATATCCCAAGGCCACGTAAACTTGTTTAAAGATGTAATATTGGTCACAAATAAGCACGACCTACATTTATCTCCACAGTAAATCAGCCTCTGAGAATTAAATATTAACAACTTAAAATAAAGActcatattttgtttcttcctttactTTGTCTTGAAAGAAgtttattctttaaaagaaacttgagaaatgttgcattttttaTCTAACATCCTCAGCCTAACGATTGCGTGTCTGCAGTAGAAAATTCTTGGTACCAGATTTCCAGATAGCCACCTGTGGCATTTACGCTAAGGAAACAATTCAGTTCCTTCAATGGAggcaaaaggcaaaaaacattAACTAATCATCATTCCGTCTCAAAATAGAacatgaaatattcagaaacttGAAGCAAGAACCTGAAATACTGGTCAATAGCACAGCTCCCTTGACCAGCCCACACACATTCTCAGCTAGAATAAATCTGGCCTTGAATACGGAAATAATACAGGTGCAGTAACtaactttgttcttttctgagtGTTCTTGGAGAAGCTGTATTTGTTCAGCAAGCTTGTTCTTTTCCGTGGTAAATTCTTCCTGTAATTTGGAAATCTTCTGTTCAGTATCACTTAGCATGGCTTCCAGCTCAATACAACTTTCGGTCAGTTCATTtacctgaaatgaaattttatttatttatttattttttaattttaaattagatgCGTCATGACCTCCCAAGAATTTTTGTACGTAAATACGAGCAGTTTTAAAGGTAAGTTAGTTTATTCCCATTGTTGCTCCAACTCCAAGCAAGGGTCATAACAGATTAATGTCATTTTGACATAGCACTTGTCCAATTGATGTTTAACTTTCTGTTGAGCTCTCCAAGTAGTTATTCTTGATGTAAAAACTCACTCACCCACtatttgtttgtctttcctctttttccttctacgggaaagaggaaaatatccTGCATTATTTGATTCAGCTTCTTCTATGCCTACTTCCAAGCAACCGTTTCATTCGGCCTACATAAAACACTGTCATGCTTTCCAGCTCTAAATACAGTGCAAACTTGTGATCAAATTgagaacataattttaaaaataggacgTTTACTGTAAAAGTCTGAGgttaaagttattttaacatattaagGAAGTGGTAAGCCCAGAGGACACTTTACCCTCGTTCTTAAAAAGGGAACTGTGCCCTAAGGGAAATGGTATTACCTTTTTAGATAAAGCAGTCTTTTCACAAAGAGTAGATTCCAGCTCCTTCTCAAGGTCTTTATAGGACACTTTTAGAACATTCAGGATATCCGGGAAGGTTTCATTATTAGAAAAATGTTGCGCCTTTAGCTTCAGCTCAGCAACCAAGTTATGCAGCGCTTCTTTTTCCTGGTGCCAACATTCACACTCTTGTTCCATGCGTGTCAACTGTGAAGACAgctcctctgtttctttcacctgctgctggagagcacAATTTTCCTGTACTTTTTCATCCAGCTTTTGTTTACAATCCATAAATTCTTGAACAAGTAATTCCCTTGTGTGATCCAACTTGATATTTTCgttttttatttcctgacacTCCTGCAGTAATATTGTTTTATCTCGCTCAAGAAGAGAGACCTGATTAATCAAGATTTGCTCTTTTGCTCTGGCAACTGCTTCCTCCTCGGAAGAAGCCTCTAATTTCTCACTTACATCTTTCAGCTCAGATTTCAGCAGTAACATAGAATTTTCAAACTCCTCCTTGagttgcttcttttctttctccttttcttctaaCAGTTTTGCTGTAGTCAAATTTGAAGACTCCAGTTCGAGgattctttcttgcttttcttttacatcttttGCCAAACACTCGTTTTGTGAGGTGAGAACATCGATCTGTAATCGAAGATGTTTCAACTTCTCAGCCATCTCTTCCATCTCTACTGTTAACgtttctgcctctgttttaGCCGTCTCCATTTGAATGATGGCATCTTCTAGATTTTCCCCTGACATTTCCAATTCTCTTTCCAGCCTCTCTATTTTATCCACAAGAGAGTCAACTTTCCGTTCATGGTCTTTCAACTTTTCAGCAGCATGGCGTTTTTGCCTCTCGTCAGATTCAATTTTTACTTTCAGCTTCTCAATTCCACGTCGCATTTGATCTACTTCTTTCTGTGCTGAGTTGAGTCTAGCAGCAAGTTCACCTTTTTCAATTAACAAGCCTTCCAAAGATCTAGAAAGCtttgaattttccatttctgatgcACTTAATTTACTCTGCATCACTTCAAGTTCTCTCGCAAGCAGCTCTTTCTCCTTGTTCACATCTGCTGCTtggttttgaagtttttcttctaaACTGGAAGACACTGCATCCTCTCCTAACTTCTGCAGAAGGTTACATTTTTCACTGGATAGCCAATTTATATCAGATTTAGCAGGCTCAAGCAGATTTGTTTGTGTCCTCACTTCATCCTCTAACCTTCTAATGATTTCAGTAGAATCCACCTTAGTTGACTTTAactcttttaatttctcttgtaACTTCTGATACTTTTGAACCAATTCTTTTTTAGTTTCAGACAAAATACACAGTTCTTGGCCAATATGGTTTCTCTCAGCTGTGACTGAAACAAGGTGCTCTTGAAGGACAGAAATAGTTTTTAGGTCAATTTCCCTGTCCCTTTCTAACTGCTGACATTTTGCCTGAAGCATTTCAGTAATGTCTTCTATGAGAAAGGCATGCTTCTTAATATTAACTTTCTCAGATTTTGGCtgcttttgctcattttcagctCCAAGAAATTGTTCACGACCGTTTCCCTTGGTCATTTCAACATCTTCCAGTGTGTCTGCTGCATTAGACAATTTAACTTGATATATCTCCAGctcaaacttcattttctcaggTTCTTTTTCTAAAGACAGTACTTCAAGAGATAATTGTTGGTTACTGATAGAAAGTGATTCCGGTTTCTCCTTTACACCACTGTTCTCTTCCTTCACTACAGTAGTTTCCTCCAGTTCTGCAAAAGCTGAACTCTCCAGAGCTAATTGTGCATTCTGAAAGTGCAGGTGTGAGTCTAACTTTTTGACTTCCATTTgtaaatcaacatttttatgGCTTTCTTCTGTCTCGCAGATCAGCTTCAAATTTTCAGCAGTTTGTTGCTTTGCCTCCTCCTGAAGAGCTTCAGTGCttatttgattttcaaagaaCTCCTCTGAACCCAAAAATATACTACTATTAGAAAATGACAATGCACTAACGTGATATGAAGGGCTAGTGATTTTTCCTGatgtatttctacatttttgttcTCCGGAAACCTTCTCAGAACAATCTTCTACTAATCTTGCTTCAGCAGTCTCAGTTAAAttttcacacacacagctgTCTCCTACAGGAGATTTCTCAACGGGGATTAGTTTTGGTTCATTGTTTCTTAGTTCTGGGCTTCCAATAGGGAAGGGCTTCCAAGAGGGGCTTCCCAAGTGATAAAGACTATTGTTTTCCTGTTGAGCGTTCTGCAAAGTTTAAGaatcaattaaaaatttaaaaaataaatacatataaataaaaacaaaaaagcaaggtgagttttaaaaactttcttaaGCCAGTGAAGCTTCCCtcttatgcaaaataaatagacAGCATCCTTCTCAACTTCAGAATCTGCACAATTTTCCTATGTAAAGAATTTACACTTACACATGCATGCACGCATTTTGgccaaaagattttaaagatattGAGGGAGAAATGTCAGCCAAATTTActaaagacaaaatacaaaaactgtgaaaaactgTAAGTATCACTAATGGGAAAATTGTTTACTGCTCATCTTCTACTAGGCGCTAAAGAATCTTGAAGGGGGACAAGCCCCAAATCTTCAAAGAATCCCTTCTCCCAATTGCCACTCTGTCAGAGCTGGCTTACACATGGCGCCATCTCACGGTCTcacatgaaacaaaattgaGTGACTTCAAAACCTGAGGACTCCAAAAAAGAACAGGGACCACAAGGAGAAATTGAATGACCTGTACTGGGTACTTCATCTTGAGAGAATTCCAGCTACATGTGGTAGGAACAGTCTATCTTCAGGTGTCTGTGTGTCAGCGTGGATACTCCAAGTGAATTGTGAGCAAAACATACATGTGAAAGACTTTCTTctctgcaaggagcagctgctcAGTGTTGCACAGTTGGACGAAATGAAGATCTTTGAGATGCTCAGTCTGAAAGAGCAGTGTTAAACTATCATCTCCAGGCCTATGCTGACCAGGTGCTGGAGACCACTTGTACAGGACTTAATGGCCCAAACTGGAAGTTccccaaacagaaaatataccTGTCAGATTTATGTTAGGGGGAATTAGTTGAATACACTGTGTACATGAACTAAAGTGGTTTTCCTCTAATCTGACTGAAATTCTGGTTCTGTCATACAGGATACTCTTTACAAGGAGCAGGAAAATCGAGCTCCTTGGCTGCGCATCACCTACAGTGCTGAAAGAAAGGACAGCACTGACTTCCAAAATGCTCATCCTCTTAGGTATTTTTGAGGAATTTAGGCAGAACTGAAAATTAACTGTTCTGCTACCAGCTAGCTCTGGCCTGCTGTTGAGAGCGTTAAAAGGAATTAGGGGCATGGAAGCAGTTCTAGTTTGCTCTTTATGGTCCCATAAAGGGGTGTGGGAGGTGCAGACATCTTCAACAGGCTGTATTAAATCAGAGAAGACCTAAAGCTCGCAAACACAGTACAGATGTATACAGTGCACGTGCACCAACTAACACAGCACTTGACGAAACAACAAGTAGTGCATACTGTACTACTTTCACAACTCTAGTGAACTAAACCCattgacttttttatttctcacgATCCCTGGGATGCGTAGGCCAGAATTCAAGGTACAGATTATTGGTCTACTTTCTTTAAGCGGTACCAAATGTCTGTGGGTACAActttaaacatatttctttttcaaatcgGTAAAATTCTCATTTGGCTTTGCCATAAACCAAGAGGTTTACAAGAAACTGTTTTGCACAAGAGCGATTACTTACATTTTCAGTATCAGCGCACACCAGTGAATGAGAACTTAAATCAAGGACTTGTAGTTGGAGTCGCGCTGCTTTGAAGTCCAAAGACAGattctcagtttttctttcttctgccagTTTGCACTCCATTTCTGTAGTCAGGTTACTCAGTTTCTGCTGCCACTCCTCCTTGTCTGacaggttttgttgtttaagatgatctatttcttttctctctgaaagtataatgtttttcagctcttgtatttcctcatttttcatattctctTGAATGTGAAATTGGTCTTCAAGCACTTTGATGGCCTTCTCATATGTCTGACATAGCATTTCAAGTTCTTCAATTCTACCCTCAAGGTTAGATGTGCTGGGAGTAATGCTCCTGGGCTCTTTAACAGAGTCCAGTGTGGTACCATTATGACAATTTTCAACCGAAACATTTGCTGCACCTTCTGAATTTATTTCCGCACAACTTTTCAGCTGATTAATTTCCTCTGTCCATTTGCACATACCACTGTTAAAAGAATTATCAACCTCACTTACTTCTGAGAAACAGAGACCTGAGAAAGAAACTGTGGACTTCGTTTCATCTAATTTAGATTGTATACCATTTTGGCTAGAAGACAGTGGCCCTGTCAGGTAATCTGTATGAGCATTGCTCAGACTTGTTGACAATGCAGAATTTTCTGCCTTTAGTATTTCAATGCAAGACTGTAGCTCAGATATCTTTGAGATCATACTACAATGTTGTTCATATAACTTTATATGCTCattctggaaagagaaaattttctcttttacttcagCAAAGTGAATTTTAACTTCTTTGCTGGACAATTTTAAGTCTTCATAGTCAGAACTAGGTCCAGCACTGCATTCCTTAAATTTGAAGGACATTTCCTTATTATCACAATGCATTCTCAAATCCCTGTTATCACTTGGATCCGTAACTTCATCAGAAAAAGTAGTTTTCTCAGCTCTTAGATTTGTATCTGCATTACTCATTAtgttctcttcttcctctgccacCTTATTAATATCTGTGATACCATCAGTTTCTGAGTCTTCAAACCCAGAGATTGACGCAAGGTTCTCATTCTGCAACCTCTcacatattttttccagctcACTCAGTTTGTTTATTGTTATCTGCAAAGAGGATGACAACAAGACCGGTGAATAACTTTCATCCATTTCTCTTTTGCCACAGTTCTGGGaaacatcatcatcattataCTCCAATGAGTGGCAATCTTCACCTAACACTGTAAGCTGAGAATATGAAGTTTCCAATTTTTTAACAGACAACAGTTCTTTCCGCAgtctctcattctctctcactcttttctcaagttctgtttccatttcccttAAAGCAGTCTTCAGTTGTACCACTTCTAACCTGTAGTTCTCTAGGGAGAGTTCTCTGTCCTCAAAATCCATTTGAAGAAGCTGAAGCTTAAATTGGTGTTTATTCAGCTCAGCATCCTTTTCTTCCATGCACTTCCTCAAATGTTCTGAACAGAGCCTCCTTTTGCCACTAAAGTCACACACCAGAGGTTCATTTTTTGTCTCTATTTCCTTCACCAATTGCTCCCTGCCTTTAAATACAATGCCCTGTTGTTCTTGCATTGCATTTGGTCTTACCTCaacatttaatatttcctgTCTTAAACAGTCAAGCTCACAAGAGGGCACATGTTGGATGTCAGAAAATTCTGATTGTAGTTGTTGAAGTTCTTGAATCAAATCCTTTTTTATCTCTTCTGAGGCTATTAGTTTATGTAAGATATCTTTATTCTCACTAAGTACTAGTTTCTCTTCTTGttctaattttgctttcttctccttaaACTCAATTGTCTGCTCTCTCAGAATACTCATTATgtctacattttcttcttctaccaCTTTATACTTTTCTTGCAAAACTTTCAGCTCTCTTGTGATTTCTTCAGTTCTTGCGTCAATacattgtttttcctccttatgTTTTCtggacatttcagaaatgatttcttctttttcctttaaactattagaaatatttttatttgcttccagTAAAGTTATTTGGTTTTGCTCTAAAGCTCTGCTTAAATCCCTAATGGTTGCATTTTCTTGAGTAATTtcctcaatttcttttttatatgaACAAATCATTGAAGACATGCCCTTCTTTTCTGAATCCCATGTCTCAGACATGAGCTTCAGCTGTCTTACTGAATCCTCAAG
The Cygnus olor isolate bCygOlo1 chromosome 3, bCygOlo1.pri.v2, whole genome shotgun sequence genome window above contains:
- the CENPF gene encoding centromere protein F, which produces MSWVVEEWKEGLSPRVLQKIHELESQVDRLKKERQQRQFQLESLEVALEKQKQKVENEKNEAATQKRENQSLMELCDSLDKAKQKISHDLKVKESQINIQSGQLNDSKKEIERLEQELKRYKCELERSQQALIAGDSSFSGTPQKNLTTPLTPVQSHNDAKFEELEEKYKKEVEERKKLELELRTIQNNKINQPYPQQSSLSHREIAWHQASSSVFSWRPEKTPSKNQETPAKRSSTTSYFPWEKETNSSIISEKKEFDNSFAENCNSSLITPLRAQNQELNPKVKDLEKQLQALEKEKKSHMNKYQEAELKLDRMKLELTKKDKVINKTRDKITQMTMELNQAMTQVQMMEQKMKRLSEELNCQRQNAESTRQSLEQKIKAKEKEYQEELACQQRSLQKLDQQSSHVRNKLNQELQQAKNDFNSLQAEFDKIMAVKQRLERDTSDLTQKLCRAEQALLAAQDKETDLTRSFEKVKQEKNLLDLQFEKKVQEIHQLEEELETVKQSLKQSQNFAEEMKNKNAFQEAELKLLEEKFIKQASSPSVEQLKLALADMEKQRDSTQDLIKEKENHIKELNCKINKMEEESEALQSLLAFKQREYEELKKETNAFSQWKSENDNLLQIKGETGERFCNTEQMHESFVTETKEHVSNLQADISARQTFVGETSAILEEKDMQLQTLNERLKNQEAELQDLKISNKLLEDSVRQLKLMSETWDSEKKGMSSMICSYKKEIEEITQENATIRDLSRALEQNQITLLEANKNISNSLKEKEEIISEMSRKHKEEKQCIDARTEEITRELKVLQEKYKVVEEENVDIMSILREQTIEFKEKKAKLEQEEKLVLSENKDILHKLIASEEIKKDLIQELQQLQSEFSDIQHVPSCELDCLRQEILNVEVRPNAMQEQQGIVFKGREQLVKEIETKNEPLVCDFSGKRRLCSEHLRKCMEEKDAELNKHQFKLQLLQMDFEDRELSLENYRLEVVQLKTALREMETELEKRVRENERLRKELLSVKKLETSYSQLTVLGEDCHSLEYNDDDVSQNCGKREMDESYSPVLLSSSLQITINKLSELEKICERLQNENLASISGFEDSETDGITDINKVAEEEENIMSNADTNLRAEKTTFSDEVTDPSDNRDLRMHCDNKEMSFKFKECSAGPSSDYEDLKLSSKEVKIHFAEVKEKIFSFQNEHIKLYEQHCSMISKISELQSCIEILKAENSALSTSLSNAHTDYLTGPLSSSQNGIQSKLDETKSTVSFSGLCFSEVSEVDNSFNSGMCKWTEEINQLKSCAEINSEGAANVSVENCHNGTTLDSVKEPRSITPSTSNLEGRIEELEMLCQTYEKAIKVLEDQFHIQENMKNEEIQELKNIILSERKEIDHLKQQNLSDKEEWQQKLSNLTTEMECKLAEERKTENLSLDFKAARLQLQVLDLSSHSLVCADTENNAQQENNSLYHLGSPSWKPFPIGSPELRNNEPKLIPVEKSPVGDSCVCENLTETAEARLVEDCSEKVSGEQKCRNTSGKITSPSYHVSALSFSNSSIFLGSEEFFENQISTEALQEEAKQQTAENLKLICETEESHKNVDLQMEVKKLDSHLHFQNAQLALESSAFAELEETTVVKEENSGVKEKPESLSISNQQLSLEVLSLEKEPEKMKFELEIYQVKLSNAADTLEDVEMTKGNGREQFLGAENEQKQPKSEKVNIKKHAFLIEDITEMLQAKCQQLERDREIDLKTISVLQEHLVSVTAERNHIGQELCILSETKKELVQKYQKLQEKLKELKSTKVDSTEIIRRLEDEVRTQTNLLEPAKSDINWLSSEKCNLLQKLGEDAVSSSLEEKLQNQAADVNKEKELLARELEVMQSKLSASEMENSKLSRSLEGLLIEKGELAARLNSAQKEVDQMRRGIEKLKVKIESDERQKRHAAEKLKDHERKVDSLVDKIERLERELEMSGENLEDAIIQMETAKTEAETLTVEMEEMAEKLKHLRLQIDVLTSQNECLAKDVKEKQERILELESSNLTTAKLLEEKEKEKKQLKEEFENSMLLLKSELKDVSEKLEASSEEEAVARAKEQILINQVSLLERDKTILLQECQEIKNENIKLDHTRELLVQEFMDCKQKLDEKVQENCALQQQVKETEELSSQLTRMEQECECWHQEKEALHNLVAELKLKAQHFSNNETFPDILNVLKVSYKDLEKELESTLCEKTALSKKVNELTESCIELEAMLSDTEQKISKLQEEFTTEKNKLAEQIQLLQEHSEKNKTELHLTMSEKNELTKSLGMVQKELQEKESEMKREIAEYQDRLIQTEKALQDALTEANRKVNNANFIVRLRKKNELAESKVQLWMKSCKHMEKEKERLQKQLTKCEEILKKKELNMSEKEGADENAITEEIKLKLEELQESVEEKTREANENLEKYSSLIVKYYKLEQVNEMLETQVILLSGQLKQPMRDAVSSPLLNSGNLSTVSNQSDPRDEDTAELSSKRQRYEDTWKDNGEPRSPMPESSSKEKRKDSICQNLLCQENSDCELDGLPEVVKKGFADIPIGKVTPYILRRTTLNLGTNPRLGSPSEKFLLPTEDVQKGSDNLGERSCSTPGGSKSQKVNGEQHSQAGTALPALKSTSRSPLCP